In one Acomys russatus chromosome X, mAcoRus1.1, whole genome shotgun sequence genomic region, the following are encoded:
- the LOC127184844 gene encoding protein S100-A11, translating into MSKPTETERCIESLIAVFQKYSGKDGNSCHLSKTEFLTFMNTELAAFTKNQRDPGVLDRMMKKLDLNSDGQLDFQEFLNLIGGLAIACHESFLQASQKRF; encoded by the coding sequence ATGTCCAAGCCTACAGAGACTGAGCGATGCATCGAGTCCCTGATTGCTGTTTTCCAAAAGTACAGCGGGAAGGATGGAAACAGTTGTCACCTCTCCAAGACTGAGTTCCTCACCTTCATGAACACAGAGCTGGCCGCCTTCACGAAGAATCAGAGGGACCCTGGAGTCCTGGACCGCATGATGAAGAAGCTGGACCTCAACAGTGACGGGCAGCTAGATTTCCAAGAGTTTCTCAACCTTATTGGGGGCTTGGCGATAGCCTGCCACGAGTCCTTCCTCCAGGCTTCCCAGAAGCGGTTCTAA